A genomic window from Serinus canaria isolate serCan28SL12 unplaced genomic scaffold, serCan2020 HiC_scaffold_37, whole genome shotgun sequence includes:
- the NAA40 gene encoding N-alpha-acetyltransferase 40 isoform X3 yields MAAVCAKVEAANKLRDPLEAFPVFKKYDRNGLNVSIECCRVSGLEPSTLDWAFELTKANMQSLYEQSEWGWKEREKRAELRDERAWYLLAREPGARPVAFSHFRFDVECGDEVLYCYEVQLESRVRRRGLGKFLLQILQLVANSTQMKKVMLTVFKHNHGALQFFREALHGTGGGTGR; encoded by the exons ATGGCAGCCGTCTGTGCCAAGGTGGAGGCTGCCAACAAA CTCCGGGATCCCCTCGAGGCCTTCCCGGTGTTCAAAAAGTACGACAGGAATGG GCTGAACGTGTCCATCGAGTGTTGCCGTGTGTCCGGCCTGGAGCCATCCACCCTGGACTGGGCCTTTGAGCTGACCAAGGCCAACATGCAGAGCCT GTACGAGCAGAGCGagtggggctggaaggagcGGGAGAAGCGGGCGGAGCTGCGGGACGAGCGCGCCTGGTACCTGCTGGCCCGCGAGCCCGGGGCCCGCCCCGTGGCCTTCTCGCACTTCCGCTTCGACGTCGAGTGCGGCGACGAGGTGCTCTACTG CTACGAGGTGCAGCTGGAGAGCCGCGTGCGGCGCCGGGGGCTGGGCAAGTTCCTGCTGCAGATCCTGCAGCTCGTGGCCAACAG CACGCAGATGAAGAAGGTGATGCTGACGGTGTTCAAACACAACCACGGAGCGCTGCAGTTCTTCCGAGAGGCCCTGCA tggcacagggggtggcacagggaggtga